From Kwoniella dendrophila CBS 6074 chromosome 11, complete sequence, a single genomic window includes:
- a CDS encoding uroporphyrinogen-III C-methyltransferase — protein sequence MQIKDKRPPTWISWWMAFSAVIVTWDAAYCFYRPRSFGEGDLAWIWKPYNLFQYSLVDYLYGQPGVDSGDGFTNAQALMNVIEVILALEYLYLRHTSPRTSNKTSNPAHSYHAHAPLVGFAGALMTASKTALYFLQEYFCQWCMVGHNTRFTFWTFTWLLVPSIVCIVLGRFISQALMRDTADQIAYLEHSTTQLSSSSSTPIEKTPSSTNPEFDQAESDAFSSHTPHPAALPLTFHPRDLNVFIIGSNRLAATRASTFLEAGAKVTIASTTSLTNSVAEIQHIVEVGKAQYKPLERNQNWSSIFSALEVSLVCVTDTLIGSQFRRSASSAKTIYETCSSLRIPVNISDQPLYSTYTFPSVHRFIGQNGESSNLQVAVTTNGQGCRLAGRIKREIVSRLPTNMGAAVDNVGKLRSKAKATPRLSEEEISDIPLNSPVAQLHTPSLSRVGSAEMLSKPVEDLEEISEEEQQLRRMRWVHQMSEYYSFEHLARLKEDELDQALATWSTSVPSPNGVTLRHHENGVARKGKILLIGSGPGHPGLLTVAAHHALKTATLILSDKLVPSEILALIPSTTKLHIAKKFPGNAEGAQNEMMELALDGAQKGEIVVRLKQGDPFVYGRGGEEVLYFRENGFESTVIPGISSALAAPLMMNIPVTQRGVSESLVLCTGVGRQGKSVKLPGYIKSRSLIMLMGVARINQIIETLTSEDQHEGRDGEKYPGYLPIGIIERASSPDQRIIVSTLNKIENSLKKLDERPPGMIIVGWSVLCLEGKGRVDILDKENQSIENEQQIVNEWLNGKEYKVNEGLQQGWKEILDEIQ from the exons ATGCAGATCAAAGATAAAAGACCACCCACATGGATATCTTGGTGGATGGCTTTCTCAGCTGTCATAGTGACGTGGG ATGCTGCTTACTGCTTTTATCGTCCAAGAAGTTTTGGTGAGGGTGATTTAGCTTGGATATGGAAACCTTACAA CCTTTTTCAGTATAGTCTG GTGGATTATTTGTATGGTCAACCTGGTGTAGATTCCGGTGATGGATTTACAAATGCTCAAG CTTTGATGAATGTGATAGAAGTTATACTGGCTTTagaatacctttaccttaGACATACTTCACCTAGAACTTCAAATAAAACGTCGAATCCAGCTCATTCATATCATGCCCACGCTCCTTTAGTAGGCTTCGCTGGAGCTTTGATGACAGCGAGTAAAACCGCTTTGTATTTCTTACAAG AATACTTTTGTCAATGGTGTATGGTCGGACATAATACTAGATTTACATTTTGGACATT TACTTGGTTACTTGTACCGTCAATAGTTTGCATAGTCTTAGGTCGATTTATATCTCAAGCCCTTATGAGAGATACTGCCGACCAGATAGCCTACTTGGAACATTCAACAACCCAACtctcctcttcatcttcaacacctatTGAAAAAACACCTTCATCCACCAACCCCGAATTCGATCAAGCGGAATCGGACGCTTTTTCATCACACACTCCTCACCCTGCTGCTCTTCCACTGACTTTCCATCCTCGCGATCTGaatgtcttcatcatcggCTCAAATCGGCTAGCTGCTACCAGAGCATCAACTTTCTTAGAAGCAGGTGCTAAAGTCACTATTGCATCTACCACTTCCCTCACCAATTCAGTCGCCGAAATACAGCATATAGTGGAGGTCGGTAAAGCTCAATACAAACCCTTGgagagaaatcaaaattggtCTTCCATCTTTTCTGCTTTAGAAGTTTCATTGGTTTGTGTAACCGATACTTTGATAGGTTCACAATTTCGCCGATCAGCTTCATCCGCCAAAACAATATACGAAACATGCTCTTCCCTTCGAATACCAGTAAACATTTCAGATCAACCTCTTTATTCCACCTATACGTTCCCATCAGTACACCGATTCATAGGACAGAACGGtgaatcatctaatttacaAGTAGCTGTTACGACCAATGGACAAGGATGTAGATTAGCTGGTCGAATCAAACGAGAAATCGTATCTAGATTGCCTACCAACATGGGAGCTGCTGTTGATAATGTTGGAAAATTAcgatcaaaagctaaagcaacACCTAGATTatcggaagaagaaatcagcGATATTCCGTTGAATTCGCCAGTGGCTCAACTACATACGCCTTCACTATCTAGAGTGGGATCAGCAGAGATGCTATCGAAGCCTGTGGAGGATTTGGAGGAAAtaagtgaagaagaacaacagCTACGAAGAATGAGATGGGTACATCAGATGTCGGAATACTACTCATTCGAACATTTAGCTAGACTGAAGGAAGATGAGTTAGATCAAGCATTAGCAACATGGTCAACCTCTGTTCCATCGCCCAACGGTGTAACTTTACGACATCATGAAAACGGTGTCgcaagaaaaggaaagatcTTATTGATCGGAAGTGGACCTGGACACCCAGGATTATTAACTGTAGCTGCTCATCATGCCTTAAAAACAGCTACATTGATATTGTCCGATAAATTAGTCCCATCAGAAATCTTGGCATTAATACCTTCGACCACAAAATTACATATAGCTAAAAAATTCCCTGGTAATGCTGAGGGAGCTCAAAATGAAATGATggaattagctttagatggAGCacaaaaaggtgaaattgtaGTCAGGTTGAAACAAGGTGATCCATTTGTTTatggtagaggtggtgaagaagtattATATTTCCGtgaaaatggatttgaatCTACTGTTATACCTGGTATATcatctgctttagctgcaccattaatgatgaatataCCTGTAACTCAAAGAGGTGTTTCAGAAAGTTTAGTTTTATGTACTGGTGTTGGAAGACAAGGTAAATCAGTTAAATTACCTGGATatataaaatcaagatcTTTAATCATGTTAATGGGAGTTGCaagaataaatcaaattattgAAACTTTAACATCTGAGGATCAACATGAAGGTAGAGATGGTGAAAAATATCCAGGATATTTACCTATAGGTATAATTGAaagagcttcttcacctgacCAAAGAATTATAGTATCAACTttaaataaaattgaaaattcattaaaaaaattagatgaaagacCTCCAGGAATGATTATTGTTGGTTGGTCTGTATTATGTTTggaaggtaaaggtagagtagatattttagataaagaaaatcaatcgattgaaaatgaacaacAGATCGTAAATGAATGgttaaatggtaaagaatATAAAGTTAATGAAGGTTTACAACAAGGTTGGAAAGagattttagatgaaatacAGTAG